In a single window of the Verrucomicrobium sp. genome:
- a CDS encoding carboxymuconolactone decarboxylase family protein: MEELRKIDPIYADESINELARACPDAASYFVEFTMAEVLARKVLDSKTKALVVLASLVGFGRCEGFFRTHVLGALHAGCTREEIFEVAILNGVITGSPNMLLAVKHISEAFASVAPTGDQDGMPSVAKDKKTQ, encoded by the coding sequence ATGGAGGAACTGCGTAAGATCGATCCGATCTATGCGGACGAATCGATCAACGAGTTGGCGCGAGCCTGCCCGGACGCCGCCTCATATTTTGTGGAGTTCACGATGGCAGAGGTTCTTGCGCGGAAGGTGCTCGACTCGAAAACGAAGGCTTTGGTCGTCCTGGCCAGCCTCGTAGGATTCGGTCGATGCGAGGGGTTCTTTCGGACGCACGTCCTCGGCGCGCTGCATGCCGGCTGCACCCGCGAGGAGATCTTCGAGGTGGCGATTCTCAACGGCGTCATCACGGGATCACCGAACATGCTTCTCGCCGTGAAGCATATCAGTGAAGCATTCGCCTCGGTCGCCCCTACGGGCGATCAAGATGGGATGCCGTCAGTTGCCAAGGATAAGAAGACTCAGTAG